A stretch of Pyrenophora tritici-repentis strain M4 chromosome 7, whole genome shotgun sequence DNA encodes these proteins:
- a CDS encoding Clr5 multi-domain protein, whose translation MTKDWDLVQDEIKDLSFNQKRPLEEVMRLMESKYRFQASIRAYRMKLKEWGLMRHRPRKTHRKVKHSGRHRSKQSDHGDGESSDTVESMSVEPQAGEGHEKTGDWQAIVNLVDDTTGTLAEPIHMGLLGQTQNLRSSIETELQKPMQASDISLDMIGAILENNVQDLEKLVVANADRVNDPIGLPFDQPGSRFFTHPALSKMTIRQHPGQTLFDVACGMPSGPVIWMLIAYGAKGTRNPFGTDSALYNAIKNGRTKTVQALLQSGRSDVNGLPGTVSQPLYEAVFWNVPEIVRILISRGARLENSSHSVGGPSLQNALQLCLLNRARFYADTSYREKCHAILRQLIDVGADVHSAPPDPAMRSNFHMFTEPWQDRPYWALEFSETETACFRLFASKGVDLETTFKGCPCGSADQNTFQHQALWHSTPSFAQSLVDSFVCTPLNDGMGLLSEVLGSCPNAKRHPAYTQRDIQVLLGKGVSPNGTGRDNSSPLQVCLSTSPATDVVSRLQVLLAHGADPEARDKNMVQAYVLASEIFQEPLRSEVISVLVANMSGKYVNQIDDVSYSWSKDHFPIPKTPTYEQVIACTDGKSSFAQDMYYMVPERAQGEFRTAYFTVISGYFLESVDQPAKADFPPTKEEHQTARILSLREFGLPKVKFQQDLMDTILKASSLPDIPGLDDVALLRSPMNSNTTHTTESSSFSSDTTMTTITPAEALLSFQFSMNDPTSFQQWDDDFFIAETLLDLSWDKP comes from the exons ATGACGAAAGACTGGGACCTGGTACAAGATGAGATCAAAGATCTCTCCTTCAATCAAAAAAGGCCATTGGAAGAGGTGATGAGGTTGATGGAAAGCAAATACAGATTTCAAGCTTC TATCCGAGCGTATCGCATGAAACTCAAAGAATGGGGCCTTATGAGGCACAGGCCACGAAAAACTCACCGCAAAGTAAAGCATTCGGGCAGACACAGGTCAAAACAAAGCGATCATGGCGATGGAGAATCAAGTGATACGGTAGAATCCATGTCTGTTGAACCGCAAGCTGGAGAAGGTCATGAAAAAACTGGTGACTGGCAGGCTATCGTCAATCTGGTTGACGATACCACTGGCACACTTGCGGAGCCAATCCATATGGGATTGTTAGGCCAAACACAAAA CCTTCGGTCATCCATCGAGACGGAGCTCCAAAAACCCATGCAAGCGTCAGATATATCCCTCGATATGATCGGTGCGATACTGGAAAACAATGTACAGGATCTTGAGAAACTTGTGGTTGCCAACGCCGATCGAGTTAATGATCCTATCGGTCTTCCGTTCGATCAGCCTGGTAGCCGCTTCTTCACTCATCCAGCGCTGAGCAAGATGACTATTCGGCAGCACCCAGGCCAAACCTTGTTCGATGTCGCCTGTGGTATGCCTAGCGGTCCAGTTATCTGGATGCTGATTGCATACGGTGCAAAAGGTACCAGAAATCCATTTGGGACAGACTCAGCTCTCTACAACGCCATCAAGAACGGGAGAACGAAGACTGTCCAAGCGTTGCTCCAGTCAGGTCGCTCAGATGTCAACGGACTACCTGGCACGGTCTCGCAACCGCTTTACGAGGCTGTCTTTTGGAACGTACCCGAAATCGTACGCATCCTTATTAGTCGAGGCGCCAGATTAGAAAATTCTAGTCATTCGGTTGGCGGTCCTAGTCTCCAAAATGCGTTGCAGTTGTGCTTGTTGAACCGCGCTAGGTTCTATGCAGATACTTCATATCGGGAAAAGTGTCATGCAATTCTACGTCAGCTGATTGACGTTGGAGCGGACGTTCATTCCGCCCCTCCGGACCCTGCGATGCGATCAAACTTCCACATGTTCACCGAACCGTGGCAGGACCGTCCCTATTGGGCTTTAGAATTTTCAGAAACCGAAACTGCATGCTTCCGTCTGTTTGCGAGTAAGGGAGTGGACCTCGAAACAACATTCAAAGGATGTCCCTGTGGATCTGCCGACCAGAATACCTTTCAACACCAGGCGCTGTGGCATTCAACTCCAAGTTTTGCACAGTCACTCGTCGACAGTTTCGTTTGCACGCCTCTAAATGATGGTATGGGCCTCCTCTCTGAAGTCCTTGGCTCGTGCCCAAACGCGAAACGACATCCTGCCTACACGCAGCGCGACATTCAGGTGCTTCTTGGCAAAGGTGTGAGTCCGAACGGTACAGGGCGAGATAATTCCAGCCCGCTCCAGGTTTGCCTCTCGACATCTCCTGCTACTGATGTTGTTTCTCGTCTGCAAGTGCTTCTTGCTCATGGCGCAGATCCAGAAGCCAGAGACAAAAATATGGTTCAGGCTTATGTTCTTGCATCTGAAATCTTTCAAGAGCCACTGCGCTCAGAAGTAATATCAGTATTAGTCGCAAACATGTCCGGAAAATATGTCAATCAAATTGACGACGTGTCGTACTCGTGGTCCAAGGATCACTTTCCAATACCAAAAACTCCGACGTACGAACAGGTCATCGCGTGCACAGACGGAAAGAGTAGTTTTGCACAAGACATGTATTACATGGTACCTGAGCGAGCACAGGGAGAGTTCCGGACGGCATACTTCACAGTCATCAGTGGCTATTTCCTCGAATCTGTGGACCAACCAGCAAAGGCAGACTTTCCGCCTACGAAAGAAGAGCACCAAACAGCAAGGATTTTATCTTTGCGTGAATTCGGTCTACCCAAAGTCAAGTTTCAACAGGATCTCATGGATACCATTCTCAAGGCATCTTCACTCCCAGATATACCTGGCCTAGATGACGTTGCTTTGCTGCGTAGCCCGATGAACTCCAACACGACTCACACAACTGAAAGTTCCTCATTCTCGAGCGATACAACTATGACGACTATTACGCCCGCTGAAGCTCTTCTATCTTTCCAGTTTAGCATGAACGATCCGACGAGTTTTCAACAATGGGATGACGACTTTTTCATCGCAGAAACACTGTTAGATTTGTCATGGGACAAGCCTTAG
- a CDS encoding Tymo-45kd-70kd domain containing protein: MRLSNLFVFALSGASLAMPVAQEKRQSAETSVQTLLTDLYATVQIYTGAINATLAPLSPSSSILEKTAAIPEVGAQISKITAAITSTTASIKELAPANATQPTLSSRSDSDVLGVAQHKEKRQLIAVSALLALIIVEIFATVTAAVAILGLAGLLVFLNPLTSALSLLILAVQLVLDVVLVSVIALLNSLLTALALGVSGL; encoded by the exons ATGCGCCTTTCAAACCTTTTTGTCTTTGCCCTCAGCGGCGCTTCGCTCGCCATGCCCGTTGCGCAGGAGAAGCGGCAGAGTGCTGAGACGTCTGTCCAAACACTTTTGACGGACCTGTATGCCACTGTTCAAATTTACACCGGAGCTATCA ACGCAACCCTTGCCCCTCTCTCCCCTTCATCCTCCATCCTCGAAAAGACCGCGGCGATCCCGGAAGTGGGAGCGCAAATCAGCAAGATCACAGCAGCCATCACATCAACCACGGCCTCGATCAAGGAGCTCGCTCCCGCAAACGCCACGCAGCCCACCCTCTCCTCCCGCTCTGACTCTGACGTCCTTGGAGTCGCTCAGCACAAAGAAAAACGCCAGCTCATCGCCGTCAGTGCTCTGCTCGCTCTCATTATCGTCGAGATCTTTGCCACGGTTACAGCTGCAGTGGCGATCTTGGGACTTGCTGGACTACTCGTGTTCCTGAACCCGCTGACGAGCGCATTGAGTCTACTCATCTTGGCGGTGCAGCTGGTCCTTGACGTGGTTCTTGTAAGCGTTATTGCGTTGTTGAACAGTTTGTTGACAGCATTGGCGTTGGGAGTCAGTGGGTTGTAA